The region GCGAGCTCGCGTCGTCGATCCTGACCGGCCAGCAGCTCGCCCTCTGGATCGTGCTGCTCGAGCCCGGCGAGTGGGCCGTGCTCGAACTCCCCGGCGGCGAGGAGAGCCACTGGGCGCAGGTGATGCGCGTCGACGAGGACTGCATCGTCGAGGTGCACGACGGCACTCCCGGCGACTGGGCAAGCCGAGTGCTGCGCGAGCGCGACGGCCGCGCTGACTCCGACGAGGCAGCCGACCTCTGGCACGAGTTCGACGCCGCCGAGATCCTCTGGGCGTGGTTGCACGGTGCGCTCCCGAGCGGCTGCCGGCGCGAGCGCCTCGTGCGCCGCCGCGCCGGCTCAGTCGGCGATGTCGTCTGGTGCACCGCCGACCTGCCGCACGGCTCTCGCTAGCGCCTCACTCGCCGAGGTAGCTCGCCGGTGTCATGCCGAGCTCGCGCAGTGCCTGCAGCTCCCGGCCGAACACGCTCACCGCCCACGACGCATCCGCTCGCCGAACGCGCCGCGACAGCTCGACGAGCGCCAGCACGCCCGGCATCGTCGGCGGCCGCCGGTGGAAGGCGACGGCCCAGGCGAGATCGTCGGATGCGTCGTGCAGGTCGACGTCGGGCAGCGGGCTGAGCGGCAGCACGAGCGCGCACAGCTCGCACACGTCGCGATCGGAGTAGGGGTCAGCGGGGCGGCGGACGCCGTCGTGCGGGCAGTCGCGCTGCGCTCGCGCGATCGCCTTGAGCATCGAGATGCCGTAGCCGCGTGCCGGGTCGGGCCAGGCCGGCGGCCGCTGGCACCGCTTGGAGTGCTCGCCTCCGGCGAGCGGTGGTTGCACGTGCATGGGGAGCTCCGTTCCCTCGGCGGGCACGGCGCGCCGCTCCCGCTGACTTGCCCCGCGCGACTGCGCCGGGCCGGCTCTTCCCCTGGGGCACCCCGCTCAGCGGAGGGGGTTGCCGTGCAGCCGGCCAGGTACCGATGGCTGCAGCTCTTGAGCCTGCCACGACGATAGCGCGCCCCACCGACACCGGCCGTCGGTCGAGTAGTCGCCCCTCCCCCTTGGTTCGGGTGATCGCCCCTCCCCGTGGGTCGAGTAGCCGACGAAGTCGGCGTATCGAGACCCATCCGTCGATAGTCTCGCCCCATGCCCGAGCGCACCACCTACCTGCTGATCGACGGCGAGAACATCGACGCCACGCTCGGCGTCTCGATCCTCGACCGCCGCCCAGAGCCGCAGGAGCGCCCGCGCTGGAACAAGGTGCTCGACTTCGCCGAGCGCGCGTGGCAGCAGCCGGTGAAGGGTCTGTTCTTCCTCGCGGTCAGCCACGAGCTGCCGGCCTCGTTCGTGCAGGCGCTCATCGCGATGGGCTACCGGCCGGTGCCGCTGAGCGGCGAGGGCAAGGTCGTCGACATCGCGATCCAGAAGACGGCGGATGCGCTGGCGGCGCGGTCGGACGACGTCATGCTCGTGAGCCACGACCGGGACTTCGCGCTGCAGATGCAACGCCTCGCCGAGGATGGCGCGCGCCGCGTTGGCATCATTGGATTCGGCGAATTCATGGCCGGCGATCTCCGCGACGTCGACGGCGTGGAGTTCTTCGACTTGGAGTACGACGTCGCGGCGTTCACGAGCCGCCTGCCGCGCGTGCGCATCATCCCGATCGACGAGTTCGATCCGCTCGAGTTCCTCTGAGCGTCAGCGTCGGCAACGGGCCGCACGCCCGGCGTCACGGCCTCCGCTCTTCGCCAAGTTCGGACGAGCGCTGGATCGCTCGGCCACGGGCGAACGATTTTGCGGTCGTAAGCAGCTACTGCGACCCGGTGGTGGGGGACTGATCCTCTCGTAGCCGCAGTCGACTTCGTGATGCCGTTAGTCACTCTCCGGAGCCGCATCAGCCGCCTGGGCGTCGTACACGCCGTAGTCGCCGAACGGAGTCCAGGAGCCCGCCGCGCGAGGGGCGAGCCCCGCTCGCTCGAGACGGGCGATACCCTCGTCACGCTCGTTGCCCACCAGCGCTTGCCATGCCTCGACCAGCGCTGGCTCCGCCTTCGCGCCGTGCTCAACCAACACGTCGATCGATACCCCGAGAGCGGCGGCGAGGGCCTCCGTGAATCGCCCCGGGTTCAGTGGAGGGCGAGTTCTCCCAGCATCGGCTGAGGCTGGGAGTTGATCTCACGGTAGTACGCGTTCTCCGCCTCGATCGGCGTGAGATATCCGATCGAGGAGTGGAGCCGGTTCTCGTTGAACCAGTGGACCCAGGACAGCGTCGCGAGCTCGAGCTCGTCGACGGTCCGGAACGGGCCGTCGAGCTTGACGCACTCGGTCTTGTAGAGGCCGACGACCGACTCGGCCAGAGCGTTGTCGTACGAGTCGCCAACGGTGCCGATGGAGGCGATCGCGCCGGCGTCGGCGAGCCGCTCGGCGTAGCGAATCGCTGTGTATTGACTGCCTGCATCGCTGTGATGGATGAGCCCGTCGACCGGCTCGCCAGCCCGCTCGCGCACCCAGAGCGCCATCTCCAGCGCGTCCAGCGGCAGCTCCGTCGGCATCCGGTTCGTGGTGCGCCAGCCGACGAGCTTGCGGGAGAACACGTCGGTGACGAAGGCCGTGAAGCCCATGCCTGACCAGGTCGGCACGTACGTGAAGTCGACGACCCAGAGCTGGTTCGGACGCTCCGCGGTGAAGCAGCGCTGCACGTGATCCGGTGGCCGCACGGCCGACTCGTCGGGGCGGGTAGTGACGAACCGCTTGCCGCGGCGCACGCCCTGCAGGCCCGCTTGGCGCATGAGCCGCTCGACCGTGCAGCGCGCGACCTCAATGCCCTCGCGGCGCAGCAGCCGCCAGATCTTCCGGGCGCCGGAGATGCCGCGGCCGAGCTTCCGGTCCCAGAAGATCCGATCGATCTCCACCAGCAGCTCCGCATCGCGCAGCGACCGCTGGGAGGGCGGGCGCTGCTTGAAGGCGTAGTAGCCGGACGGCGCGATCGGCACGCCGTGCTCGGTGAGCACGCGGCAGATCGGCGCGACGCCGAACTGGTCTCGGTGGTCGTCCACGAACGCGACTACCAGGGCAAACGCGGGTCGAGCTCCCGCGCGAAGAAACTCGAGGCCGCCAACAAGATCTCGTTCGCGCGCTTGAGCTCACGAACCTCGGCCTCGAGATCCTTGATGCGCTTCGCATCCGAGGCGGTCACGCCGGGACGTTCGCCTGAATCGATCGCGGCCTGCTTCATCCATCCGCGGAGCGTGTCGGCGTTCACGCCCGTGCGCTGTCCGATCCGCACGACCGCCGCGTTCAGCGATAGCTCCGGATCCTCCTTGCGCGCCTCCTGCACGAGCCGCATGGCCCGCTCCCGCAACTCCTGCGGGTACTTCTTTGGTGCTGGCATGGCCATCATCCTCTCGGGGAATCAGACCCTCCACCAGAACCGGGGCGATTCACCGTTCGGTCGACAGGGATCACGTAGAGGTCCATCGCCTCGGACTCACGCGTGAACGAGAAACTCCACGAGCCGTTGTCTTCGCGGCTCATCTTAGGAACGCTCCACGGACTCCACTGACGGCTCATTGCTCGACTTTTGGCGACCCCGCGACGATGGCCAAAGCGCCGTCGCGCGCAGGCAGCCGCTCACTTCAGGGATCGGCGTTCAGCGGCGTCCTCGACTTGCTCGATGACAAACGCCTCGATGATCTCCTTCCGAAGAGCGAAGACCTGCTCGCGCAGTTCCTTAACCTCGTGCTTGCTCGCCTCGTTAACAAGGAGCTTTGCCACTCGTTCGAGGTGGTCCAGTCGCCGGGACCAGGCCTCGGCTTGCACTACCTCTCCATCGTCGTCGGCGCTATCGAGCAGATACACAACCTGCTCTCGCAACGCGGCGATGGTCTTCAGCAGCTCGCCGGGATCTGCTGCGCGTCGAACGATCACCTTCTTCAAAGCGTCGACAATGTCCTGCCAGATCTCGGGATGGTTCTTCAGATACTTCAAGATCATCGGCCCGAGCGTCACGGCGAGGGCCTTGAGTAGGTTGATTAGAGCACGAGGCATTGTCGTATCGACCTTCCGTGTTGTCTTCGGAGCAACATATCGCGCCGCGAACGAGCGGCCGCACGCACCGCGACCACTCAGGCGATGGGGACGAGCGATGCTGTGCGCTCAGCGGCGCCGCGCCTCAAGCAGTGTGGCTTCGAGCAGACGGGCCTCGTTGTTTGAGAGGCGATATTGTCCGGCTGGCGCGTCAAGCGTGAACATCGGTTCGCCGAGCACAGCATCACTCGTCGAGTCGGGAGCCGGCTCCGCGAATCGCACAGTCGATCGCGGAGCTTGCCTCAGCGCCCTCGGACGTGAAGCATGCGTGGGAGCTGGCGGGGCAACGATGTATCCAGACGCGATGTCGCCGTAGACGCCGAGGCGCTCGTCGCTCGTCGCCCACAGGTATGCCAGCCATGCGCACACGATGCCGTCAACCTCATCCTCAATGCGGTCGAGCGCGCTGTGACCAGTGGCCGCCTCGGCGATCGAGCGCAGTTCGCTCCACCGCAGGAGCGCGCTCACCTGCAGCGTCTGCTCCGCCTCGAGCAGCTCGAGCAAGCGGTCGAACTCCCGCTTGCGGAAGGCGAACTCGTACTTCGCCTTGTGCTTGTACTTCAAGATCAGGTCGAGCTCCCAGAGACCGACCATGGCTGGATGCGGATACACCTCGATGGCGACGCGGTCACGCAGGGCCGGGCCTACGGGGAAACCGAGCCGCTCGGCGATGACGGCTCCTCGCGGCGGATTCATCTCTGGCTTGCCGAGGTTCGTGGAGTGCGGGCTCGCGTCGAAGCGACCGAATGCGGCGTGGATCGCCGACTCGCAGGCTCGCCGCCCGGTTCGGTTCGTGACGATGAGCGGCGCATCGATCGCAATCACGCCCCGTCGTGGAGCGTGCGCATCGATCCAGTCGACGATCTCGTCGTCCGAGCCGGCGCTGCTCGATGCGAGCAGGCGACCGTCGGCGCCGACCGCC is a window of Agrococcus sp. Marseille-Q4369 DNA encoding:
- a CDS encoding NYN domain-containing protein, which codes for MPERTTYLLIDGENIDATLGVSILDRRPEPQERPRWNKVLDFAERAWQQPVKGLFFLAVSHELPASFVQALIAMGYRPVPLSGEGKVVDIAIQKTADALAARSDDVMLVSHDRDFALQMQRLAEDGARRVGIIGFGEFMAGDLRDVDGVEFFDLEYDVAAFTSRLPRVRIIPIDEFDPLEFL
- a CDS encoding IS3 family transposase (programmed frameshift), with translation MAMPAPKKYPQELRERAMRLVQEARKEDPELSLNAAVVRIGQRTGVNADTLRGWMKQAAIDSGERPGVTASDAKRIKDLEAEVRELKRANEILLAASKFLRAGARPAFALVVAFVDDHRDQFGVAPICRVLTEHGVPIAPSGYYAFKQRPPSQRSLRDAELLVEIDRIFWDRKLGRGISGARKIWRLLRREGIEVARCTVERLMRQAGLQGVRRGKRFVTTRPDESAVRPPDHVQRCFTAERPNQLWVVDFTYVPTWSGMGFTAFVTDVFSRKLVGWRTTNRMPTELPLDALEMALWVRERAGEPVDGLIHHSDAGSQYTAIRYAERLADAGAIASIGTVGDSYDNALAESVVGLYKTECVKLDGPFRTVDELELATLSWVHWFNENRLHSSIGYLTPIEAENAYYREINSQPQPMLGELALH
- a CDS encoding DUF429 domain-containing protein; translated protein: MEALTVTSTVHIGVDLAWGPKNRTGLAAVGADGRLLASSSAGSDDEIVDWIDAHAPRRGVIAIDAPLIVTNRTGRRACESAIHAAFGRFDASPHSTNLGKPEMNPPRGAVIAERLGFPVGPALRDRVAIEVYPHPAMVGLWELDLILKYKHKAKYEFAFRKREFDRLLELLEAEQTLQVSALLRWSELRSIAEAATGHSALDRIEDEVDGIVCAWLAYLWATSDERLGVYGDIASGYIVAPPAPTHASRPRALRQAPRSTVRFAEPAPDSTSDAVLGEPMFTLDAPAGQYRLSNNEARLLEATLLEARRR